One part of the Thermus thermamylovorans genome encodes these proteins:
- a CDS encoding EamA family transporter — protein sequence MRPSGLSIALVLLLGVLAISFGSILVRLALAASGDQSLAFSLVMSAGRMALAALLLAPGWARPLGGHGGIPWAVGAGAFLALHFAFWITSLSYTSVAASTALVTTNPVWVTLFGWLLFREAPSRLTLLGVGIALLGGLLIGLGSAEGGVGANPLLGNLLALLGAVAASFYFLLGREAQRRGLSILEYVRLAYTVAALVLLPLPHLFGGGYGGYPLEVYGYILLMALLPQLLGHTSFNWATRHIPPVLVTLAILFEPVGASLLAFLLLGELPGVRVLLGALVLLLGVGLAVVGGRR from the coding sequence ATGCGCCCCTCAGGGCTCAGCATCGCCCTGGTCCTCCTCCTGGGGGTCCTGGCCATCAGCTTTGGTTCCATCCTGGTACGCCTGGCCCTGGCGGCCTCCGGGGACCAAAGCCTCGCCTTCAGCCTGGTGATGAGCGCCGGGAGGATGGCCCTGGCCGCCCTCCTCCTGGCCCCAGGGTGGGCCCGGCCCCTGGGAGGACACGGGGGGATTCCCTGGGCGGTGGGAGCGGGGGCCTTCCTGGCCCTCCACTTCGCCTTCTGGATCACCTCCCTCTCCTACACCTCGGTGGCGGCCAGCACCGCCCTCGTCACCACCAATCCCGTATGGGTCACCCTCTTCGGCTGGCTCCTCTTCCGGGAGGCCCCTTCCCGCCTCACCCTCCTGGGGGTGGGGATCGCCCTCTTGGGAGGCCTCCTCATCGGCCTAGGGAGCGCGGAGGGCGGGGTGGGGGCCAACCCCCTTTTGGGCAACCTCTTGGCCCTCCTGGGGGCAGTGGCCGCCTCCTTCTACTTTCTCCTGGGCCGGGAGGCGCAGCGGCGGGGGCTTTCCATCCTGGAGTACGTGCGCCTGGCCTACACCGTCGCCGCCTTGGTGCTCCTGCCCCTCCCCCACCTTTTCGGCGGAGGGTACGGGGGATACCCCCTGGAGGTCTACGGGTACATCCTCCTCATGGCCCTGCTGCCCCAGCTTTTGGGGCACACCAGCTTCAACTGGGCCACCCGGCACATCCCCCCGGTCCTGGTCACCCTGGCCATCCTCTTCGAGCCGGTGGGGGCCAGCCTCCTGGCCTTTCTCCTCCTAGGGGAGCTTCCCGGGGTGCGGGTCCTCCTCGGGGCCCTGGTCCTCCTCCTGGGGGTGGGGCTGGCGGTGGTAGGGGGTAGGCGATGA
- a CDS encoding MFS transporter, with protein sequence MAARVFFLFTLGYFLSYFYRSANAVLSQDLSEDLGLGPAELGFMTSLFYLAFAAVQLPLGSLLDRFGPRAITPALLLVAASGSLVFALAPSFGVLALGRALIGVGMAAALMGSLKAFSLWFPKNYATVSTLLVGLGATGGLLAATPLALLKEALGWRGVFLLGAGVVVLVALLLRLGVRNTPPGVPWPRGEGGGGLGEVFHNPRLLRVAFLALAFAGGFLALQTLWAGAYAYHLGLSAVPVGNLLLLYSGAAVLGFLVSGYLADRLGTARVLVVAALLFALGLVLLLLKALLPAYLLLGFFGAFNILTLTQARELVPPHLVGRGTTLVNLFGIGGTFLLQWGVGVAVGALGYGWAFGGLLGLLLLALLLYLPLLRSRW encoded by the coding sequence ATGGCGGCGCGCGTGTTCTTCCTCTTCACCCTGGGCTACTTCCTCTCCTACTTCTACCGCTCGGCCAACGCGGTGCTCTCCCAGGACCTCAGCGAGGACCTGGGGCTGGGACCGGCGGAGCTGGGGTTCATGACCAGCCTCTTCTACCTGGCCTTCGCCGCGGTGCAGCTTCCCCTGGGCAGCCTCCTGGACCGCTTCGGCCCCCGGGCCATCACCCCAGCCCTCCTCCTGGTAGCCGCTTCCGGCAGCCTGGTCTTCGCCCTGGCCCCAAGCTTCGGCGTCCTGGCCCTGGGGCGGGCTCTGATCGGGGTGGGGATGGCGGCCGCCCTCATGGGGTCCCTCAAGGCCTTCAGCCTGTGGTTCCCGAAGAACTACGCCACCGTCTCCACCCTCCTGGTGGGCCTGGGGGCCACAGGGGGGCTCCTGGCCGCCACCCCTTTGGCCCTTCTGAAGGAAGCCCTGGGCTGGCGGGGGGTCTTCCTCCTGGGCGCGGGGGTGGTGGTCCTGGTGGCCCTCCTCCTCCGCCTGGGGGTGCGCAACACCCCCCCGGGGGTCCCCTGGCCCCGGGGGGAAGGGGGTGGGGGCCTGGGGGAAGTTTTCCATAACCCCAGGCTCCTTCGGGTGGCCTTCCTGGCCCTGGCCTTCGCGGGGGGCTTTCTGGCCCTGCAAACCCTGTGGGCCGGAGCCTACGCCTACCACCTGGGCCTTTCGGCGGTGCCGGTGGGGAACCTCCTCCTCCTCTACTCGGGGGCGGCGGTCTTGGGCTTCCTGGTCTCGGGCTACCTGGCGGACCGCTTGGGCACCGCCAGGGTTTTGGTCGTCGCCGCCCTGCTCTTCGCCCTCGGCCTGGTCCTCCTGCTCCTAAAGGCCCTTTTGCCCGCCTACCTCCTGCTGGGCTTTTTCGGGGCCTTCAACATCCTCACCCTCACCCAGGCCCGGGAGCTGGTCCCCCCCCACCTGGTGGGCCGGGGCACCACCCTGGTGAACCTCTTCGGCATCGGGGGCACCTTCCTCCTGCAGTGGGGGGTGGGGGTGGCGGTGGGGGCCTTGGGGTACGGGTGGGCCTTCGGGGGGCTTCTGGGGCTCCTCCTCCTGGCCCTTCTTCTCTACCTGCCCCTCCTTCGCTCCAGGTGGTAA
- a CDS encoding EamA family transporter → MTYVALAALLWGLGGALAGRFMGEIPPGVLIPLRFLLSFCLLLPLTLRFPPRPEERPRLLLVGLALSGAQAFYYLAIHATTVATGIFLQYLAPTLLTLYALLRRERLPARALWGVALALLGAYALVVGPGGLAGGPLGVAYGLLSALSFALYAALSYGLRTPPLVSLGVATGVGSLLASPGLLLHLPQVLALSPQNWGAVAYLVVLGTVVPFGLFLLGVRTVPARQATLVAMLEPVAGAFFAWPLAGQPLSPWALLGGALILTGVALNRR, encoded by the coding sequence ATGACCTATGTAGCCCTGGCCGCCCTGCTTTGGGGCCTGGGCGGGGCCCTGGCGGGCCGGTTCATGGGGGAGATTCCCCCGGGGGTGCTGATCCCCTTGCGCTTCCTCCTGAGCTTCTGCCTTCTCCTCCCCCTCACCTTGCGCTTCCCCCCGAGGCCCGAGGAAAGGCCCCGCCTCCTCCTCGTAGGCCTCGCCCTTTCGGGGGCCCAGGCCTTCTACTACCTGGCCATCCACGCCACCACCGTGGCTACGGGGATCTTCCTCCAGTACCTGGCCCCGACCCTTCTCACCCTATACGCCTTGCTGCGGAGGGAAAGGCTACCCGCAAGGGCCCTGTGGGGGGTGGCCCTGGCCCTCCTGGGGGCCTACGCGTTGGTGGTAGGGCCTGGGGGCTTGGCGGGAGGCCCCCTGGGGGTGGCCTACGGCCTCCTCTCTGCCCTCTCCTTCGCCCTCTACGCGGCCCTCTCCTACGGGCTCAGGACCCCGCCTCTGGTCAGCCTAGGGGTGGCCACGGGGGTAGGAAGCCTCCTCGCCTCCCCCGGACTCCTCCTCCACCTGCCCCAGGTGCTGGCCTTGAGCCCGCAAAACTGGGGGGCGGTGGCCTACCTGGTGGTCTTGGGCACGGTGGTGCCCTTCGGCCTCTTTCTCCTGGGGGTGCGCACGGTGCCCGCCCGTCAGGCCACCTTGGTGGCCATGCTGGAGCCGGTGGCGGGAGCGTTCTTCGCCTGGCCCCTGGCAGGGCAGCCCCTAAGCCCCTGGGCCCTCCTGGGGGGTGCCCTCATCCTGACGGGCGTGGCCCTCAACCGGAGGTGA